In Rana temporaria chromosome 3, aRanTem1.1, whole genome shotgun sequence, a single window of DNA contains:
- the LOC120930726 gene encoding olfactory receptor 476-like, with protein sequence MVKIIRSDFRVQREEEGESGVAVVDGCQQSGLSSGNKAGDDAAGWMEHDLWCTVDSFTSRSGHFQDTPTRSKSNVTTIFLLGFNNLDSCKYLLFTLLLMTYCVTIYGNLLIIMLVYYSKILHSPMYFFLTQLSFSDLMLTTDISPNMLNLVLHGQTSLNFSSCITQLFFFGFSEASECLLLTVMSYDRYLAICSPLHYTSIMNPLLCLKLVFASWILSCTIELTLTLCICQLQFCGPNTVDHFFCDFNPVVKLSCSDVSIVQMEATLMCIPVIVLPFLVIVVSYSYIVLTIVKISSVSGRLKSFSTCSSHLTVVFIFYGTLIAMYMLPNDGQSQRINKALAMLYTVFTPLLNPFIYSLRNKDIKDALRNGVLNKKYYNWKSLVKIR encoded by the exons ATGGTAAAGATCATCCGCTCCGACTTCCGGGTGCAAAGAGAAGAGGAAGGTGAGTCTGGCGTCGCTGTTGTGGATGGGTGTCAGCAGTCGGGTCTGTCCTCCGGGAACAAAGCTGGAGACGATGCTGCCGGATGGATGGAACACGATCTGTGGTGCACAGTGGACAGCTTTACTTCCAGGTCTGGTCACTTCCAG GACACACCGACTAGAAGTAAGAGCAATGTCACTACTATATTTTTACTGGGATTCAACAACCTCGACTCATGTAAATATCTGCTGTTCACCTTGCTCCTTATGACGTACTGTGTGACAATATATGGAAACCTCTTGATTATCATGCTGGTTTACTACAGCAAGATACTCCACTCTCCCATGTACTTCTTCCTAACCCAGCTCTCCTTTTCTGACTTAATGTTGACCACAGATATTTCCCCAAACATGCTAAATCTTGTACTGCATGGGCAGACTTCTTTAAACTTTTCTAGCTGTATCACCCAACTTTTTTTCTTTGGCTTCTCAGAAGCATCGGAATGTCTTCTTCTGACAGTGATGTCCTACGACCGATATCTTGCAATCTGCTCTCCTCTGCATTATACCTCCATTATGAACCCGTTGCTTTGTCTCAAGTTAGTTTTTGCATCTTGGATTTTGAGTTGCACCATAGAATTAACTTTAACTCTTTGCATATGTCAGCTTCAGTTCTGTGGACCGAATACTGTTGATCATTTTTTCTGTGATTTTAATCCTGTGGTGAAGTTGTCTTGTTCAGATGTATCTATAGTTCAAATGGAAGCTACTTTGATGTGCATTCCTGTGATAGTCCTGCCATTTTTAGTGATAGTAGTTTCATATTCCTACATTGTTTTAACCATAGTAAAGATATCATCTGTATCAGGAAGACTGAAATCCTTTTCTACTTGCAGCTCCCACCTGACAGTTGTGTTTATATTTTATGGAACACTGATTGCCATGTACATGCTTCCAAATGATGGACAATCACAAAGGATAAATAAGGCACTGGCTATGTTGTACACAGTGTTTACTCCCCTTTTAAATCCTTTCATTTACAGCCTGAGGAATAAAGATATCAAGGATGCTTTGAGAAATGGTGTTCTTAACAAGAAATATTATAATTGGAAGTCTTTGGTTAAAATTAGATAA